From Corynebacterium aquatimens:
CAGAGGCGTGACGACGGAATCCAGGTTGCGCGCAAGATCCCCGTGGAGATCCATGATCACGATTTCAGACGCGCCGGCATCCGCTGCGAGAAGTGCCTGGGCGTCAAGCGCGTCGGGGCCTTCCTTGTTCCCCGTGATCAGCATGAGCACGCGAGAAGGGTGCTCGTGGGAGGCGGCGCGGACGTTTTCCAAGATCGACTCCACGTCGTCGTGGATATCCGCGACGACGATGAGCGTGAGTACGCGGCCGGTCGCCAGCGAGTGGTTCTCCTGAGTATCGAGGAGCAGTCGTGCGATGTCCCGAGTGTTCGTATCGGACAGGGTGACAATCATGGTCTCGTGCTTCTTTGTAGGGCGTTAGTTCAACGGTTCTCTAGAAAATTAAGGGCGGCGCCATGCGCGGCCGGAGGCCGCCATCATGTGGTCCGCAGACGGTGGGCCCCATGTACCAGCGGCGTACTCATCGGGGCGGCCGTGTTCGGCCCAGAAGTCCAGGATCGGATCGAGGATTTCCCAGCTGCGCTCCACCTCAGCGGAGGTGGGGAAGAGGCCGGTCTCATCCAGCAGTGCGTCCAGGATGAGGCGCTCGTATGCCTCCGGGGACTCCTCTGTGAATGCTTCCGTGTAGGAGAAGTCCATGTTCACGTCACGCACTTCCATGGTGGAACCGGGGACCTTAGAACCGAAGCGAAGCAGGATGCCCTCGTCCGGCTGGACGCGGATCACCAAGGTGTTGGCGCCAAGCTGGCTGGTCAAGCCCGGGTCGAAGGGCTGGTGCGGCGCTTTCTTGAACACGAGCGCGATCTCCGTCACGCGGCGGCCCAGGCGCTTTCCGGTGCGCAGGTAGAAGGGAACACCGGCCCAGCGGCGGGAGTTGATGCCCAGAGTGCAGGCCGCGTAGGTCTCCGTTGTTGAATTCGGGTCAAAGCCCTCTTCTTCGCGCAGACCGACGACCTTTTCGGAGCCCTGCCACCCAGCGGTGTACTGGCCACGCGCGGTCGTTTCTTCAAACGGTCCGATGGGCGTAGTGGCGCGAAGAATCTTCAGCTTTTCGTAGCGTAGCTGGCGCGGTGAGAAGGAGACCGGCTCGTCCATGGCCACGAGTGCAAGGAGCTGGATCAGGTGGTTCTGAATCACGTCGCGGGCAGCGCCGATACCGTCGTAGTAGCCAGCGCGACCACCAAGGCCGATGTCCTCGGCCATGGTGATCTGCACGTGGTCAACGTAGCGGGAGGACCAGATCGGCTCGAACATCTGGTTAGCAAAGCGCATTGCCAAAATGTTCTGCACCGTTTCTTTGCCCAGGTAGTGGTCAATACGGAAGACCGCCCGTTCTGGGAACACGGCGCTGATCGTTTTGTTGAGCTCTTTGGCGGATTCGAGATTGTGCCCGAAGGGCTTCTCGATGATCACGCGGCGCCACTGTTCTTCCGTTCCATGCGCCATGCCGGTCCGGTCGAGCTGGTCAACAACGTGCGCGAAGTACTCCGGGGGTACCGAAAGGTAGAACGCCCAGTTGCCGGCGGTTCCGCGGGTTGCGTCCATTTCCTTCAACAGCGCGGCCATGTTGTCAAAAGCCTGATCATCATCGAACGCGCCTTGGACAAACTGCATGCCTTCGGCGAGGCGCCTCCAGACGTGCTCGTCGAAATCCGTACGTGCACCGCGAAGAACCTGCTCTTTGACGTAGTTTTCAAAGTCTTCCTTCGACCACGCGCGGCGGCCGAAACCAACGAGCGTGAAGCCAGCGGGAAGAAGGCCGCGGGACGCCAAGTCATAGACGGCCGGAAGAAGCTTGCGCTTGGCCAAGTCACCGGTGACACCAAAAATCACCATGCCGGACGGGCCAGCAATGCGGGGGAGGCGGCGGTCTTTCCGCGAACGAAGTGGGTTCTGCCACTTCTCCGCCTGTGTCGATTCCGACACCTTATGCGTCCTTTCCAAGGTTAGACAGCATGGAATCCAGCAGCTCCTGCCATGCGTCGACGAACTTGTCCACGCCCTCCTTTTCCAGGACGCGCACCACGTCGTCGAGATCAATGCCGACGGCGGCGAGCTGGTCAAAGATCTTCTGGGATTCTTCAGCCTTACCGGTCAGCGTGTCGCCGACGATGTTGTTTGCCTCGAGCGCGGCGTCGATGGTGGGCTCCGGCATAGTGTTCACGGTATCCGGGCCAGCAAGCTCCGTGACGTACAGCGTCTTCGGGTACTCCGGGTTCTTTACACCGGTGGATGCCCACAGCGGGCGCTGCTTATTCGCCCCGTCGGGAAGCTGCGCCATCGCGGCTTCATCGAACTCGTCGAGGAACAGCTGGTACGCCAGACGTGCGTTGGCAACGCCAGCCTTGCCACGCAGAGCAAGTGCCTCCGCGGAACCGATGGCGTCAAGACGGTTGTCCACTTCGGTGTCCATGCGGGAGACGAAGAAGGATGCCACCGAGTGGATCGCAGACACATCGTGGCCATTGTCCTTCGCCTGGGCAATACCGGCCTTGTAGGCGTCAATGACCTGCTTGTAGCGCTCAACGGAGAAGATCAGCGTCACGTTCACGGAAATGCCGTTTGCCAACGAGTGCGTGATGGCAGGCAGCGACGCGTCGGTAGCCGGGATCTTGATCATCACGTTTGGGCGATCGACCATGTCCCAGAGCTCCTGCGCCTGGGCCACGGTCTTTTCCTCATCGTCAGCGTGGCGTGGGTCAACCTCAATGGACACGCGGCCATCCTTGCCGCCCGTTGCCTCGAAGGTGTCCAAGAACAGATCGCAAGCGTCCTGTACGTCCTTGATGGACATCGCGTAGACGGCCTCGTCCACGCCAACGTTGCCTTTCTTCAGCTCAGCTAGCTGCTCGTCGTAGGCAGTGCCCTTGCTCATCGCACCAGCGAAAATCGCGGGGTTCGTGGTCACACCCACGATCGACTTGTCTTTCTTAATCTGCTCCAGGTTGCCGGAGGTGATGCGGTCACGGGAGAGGTCGTCGAGCCAGGTAGAGGTGCCTTGGGCGAAAAGATCATCGATGGCGGTCACGGGATTTCCTTTCGTGGACGTAAAGCCGACTTAAAGCCGATGTTTAGAAATTAATAGATAACGTCGAAACAGAGAGTTATTGGGTCTAGTTTTATGAAGAAGCGTGAACGTTATGCGCAAATCGCGGTAACGCCCACGCCCAATGAAGTGCCTAATTGCTTGCCGGTTCTTAGTTTGCTTGAACCGACTCGAGCGACTCGCGAGCAGCGGCAACCACTGCGTCGGCGGTGAAGCCGAAGCGGGTGAACAGCTCGCTGCCCGGGGCCGACGCACCGAAGTGCTCCAGGGAGATGTTGCGGCCGTGGTCACCGGTGAAGCGGTGCCATGGCATAGCCACACCGGCTTCCACCGACACGCGAGCACGAACGGCCGGTGGAAGAACGCTGTGGATGTAGTCCTCGTCTTGCTCGAGGAACCAGTCGATCGACGGCATGGACACCACGCGCGCGGAGACACCGTCGCGTTCAAGCTGCTCGGCTGCTTGAACCGCGTACTGCACCTCAGAGCCAGAGCCGATGAGGATCACATCCGGGGTGTCACCAGACTCGTTCACCAAGACGTATCCGCCGCGCTCGACACCCTCGCGGGCCTTTTCCTTCGTGCCTTCCAGCACCGGGAGGTCCTGGCGGGAAAGCGCGAAGGCCTTGGGTTGCTCCCGGCCCGCGATTGCCGCGCGCCATGCCGCCGCGGTCTCATTCGCGTCAGCCGGGCGGATCACTGCCAGGTCCGGGATCGCGCGCAGCGCCGCCAGGGTTTCTACCGGCTGGTGTGTCGGGCCGTCCTCACCCAGGCCGATGGAGTCGTGCGTGAACACGTAGTAGCCGTCGATGCCGGACAGAGCGGCAACGCGGATAGCGGGGTAGAGGTACTCGGAGAAGATGAGGAACGTGCCGCCGTACACGCGTGTGCCGCCGTGAAGGGCAATACCGTTCATGATCGAACCCATTGCGTGCTCACGGATACCAAAGTGCAAGTTCCGGCCGTTGCGGTTGGCCGTGAACATGTCAGTGGAAATCTCCTGCGGACCGAAGGAATCCGCGCCCTTGATCAGGGTGTTGTTGGAACCTGCAAGGTCGGCAGAACCGCCCCACAGCTCGGGAAGGGTGGCAGCCAGTGCCTGGATCGACGCTTCAGATGCTTTACGGGTGGCGAGACCCTTTGCGTCTGGCTCCCAGGTGGGAAGCTCCGCATCCCAGCCGTCGGGAAGCTCGCGCGCGGTGAGGCGGTCGAAGAGCGCCTTGTTGTCCGGGTTCGCGGCCGCCCAATCGTCGAAACGCGCTTGCCACTCGCGGTGAGCCGCCGCACCGCGCTCCACCAGCTGACGCGTGTGTGCAATGACTTCCTCTTCCACCGGGAAGTTCACCTGCGGGTCGAACCCAAGGATCTCTTTGACTGCCGCAACTTCTTCAGCACCCAGGGCAGCACCGTGGGCGGCGCCGGTGTTCTGCAGCGTCGGTGCCGGGAAGCCAATCACTGTCTTCACACGGATCATCGTCGGGCGGTTGGTCTCCGCCTTTGCCTTCTCGACGGCCTCAAGGATCGCAACAACATCTTCACCGGATTCCACGGTCAGCGTCTGCCAACCGTAGGCCTCGTAGCGCTTCAGAACATCCTCGGTGAAGGCAATCTGCGTGTCGTCCTCGATGGAGATGCGGTTGTCATCCCAGAATGCGATGAGGTTGCCCAGCTGCTGCGTACCTGCCAGCGAGCATGCTTCTGAGGTGACACCTTCCTGCAGATCACCGTCGCCAGCAACGACGTAGATGTAGTGGTCAAAGATCGACTCGCCCTCGGCGGCATTCGGGTCATACAGCGCGCGCTCGCGGCGCGAAGCCATAGCCATACCGACGGACGACGCGAGACCCTGGCCCAGGGGACCCGTGGTGATCTCCACTCCAGCGGTGTGGTTGTACTCCGGGTGGCCCGGGGTCTTTGAGCCCCAGGTGCGCAGTGCCTTAAGATCCTCGATCTCCAAACCGAAACCACCGAGGTAGAGCTGAATGTACTGCGTCAGGGAGGAGTGGCCGTTGGACAGCACGAAGCGGTCACGGCCCACCCAGTGCGGGTCCTTCGGGTCGTGGACCAGCACGCGCTGGTACAGGGTGTACGCCAACGGCGCCAAGGACATTGCGGTGCCCGGGTGGCCCGAACCGCAGTTCTCCACCGCGTCAGCAGCAAGCACTCGGATCGTGTCTACCGCGCGCGTGTCCGCCTCTGTCCAATCCGCGGGGTAATTGCGGACGGTCATCGCTCGCAGTTCCTCGGGCAGTCCAGCACCAGCGTTTGCATTGTTCGGGGTCACAGCGGACACAGTATCCTCACTTCGTTGTTGTCTTCCTGACCTCCGAAAAGAGGCCAATAATCGAGGTCAATCGCAGGCGCCGTGCACTAATGCAGGCACCTACTTTCGTCACCAGGCTAGTCCAGGTAATCCACCACGTCGACGTGGGTGTAGGTGTTCATGAGGTCTTCTAGCTCCCTCATCCATTGCTCGCCGTCGACGTACCCCATCTTTGCCGCGTCCACCAGGGGCACGACGGAGAACTCAGACGTTTGCGGCTCACCGATCGTGTACGTCGGCATGAAGCGGTAACCGCTCACCTCCACTGTGCCGTCTGCTTTCTTGGTCAACGTGTACTCACCGATGCCGCCGACCTTGTTCACCTCGTCATACTGAGCCGAGAGGAAGTTGCCGTGGGAGAACCACGTTCCCGTCCCGTCGTCGTAAAGCTCGAAAGGCTGAAGCACATGCGGGTGGCCGCCCTGGACGTAATCCGCGCCCGCCTCACGCGCGACGGCAACGGTTTCCTTTTGGTAATCGTTCGGATAGTTCTCATACTCTTCGCCAGCGTGGATGATGCAGATCGTCGCATCCACCTGCTTGTCCAGCTCTGAAATCTCCCGCCGCATCGCGTCGTGATCAATGAGGCTTAGCGCGTACTCCTCGCCATCTGGAAGCACATTTCCGTTCGCCCCGTAGGAATAAGCCACGAAGCCGATCTTCATCCCGTTGACATCCAAGATCCTGGGCTTCTTTTTGTCCTCCCAAGAGGTGTAGGCACCCACGTATGGCATGCCGTAGCTCGCGATGTTCGCATTTGATGCCTTGACTCCCTCCACCCCGCGGTCAAGCGTGTGGTTGGTGGCGTTATTCACAATGTCCACGCCAGCGCCTTTCAGCGCGTCAATCACCTCCGCCGGGGCATTGAACATCGGGTACCCTGACAGCTCAAACTCTGGGCCAGCAACGGGGACCTCCATGTTCGCCGTCGTCAGGTCAGCGTTTTCCATGTACCGCCGAACCGGATCAAACATCGGGGCAAAGTCATAACCCTGCTTACCCGCTGCCTCGGCTTTCACGGCGGCATCGGCGTAGACCTCCTGGTGGATCAGAATGTCACCCATCGCGCGCACCCGTACAGTTGCATCGCCACGAGATTCCGTGGTCGTTGTGGCGCCTTCACCCCCGACATTTTCGGAGTCGACCTTGCAGCCGGTCAGGGAAAACGCGGTACACAGGGCCAGGAGTGTGACGATGAATGGTGCAAAGGCGATCGTCGATACGCGGCGTGCGTCAGATCTAAGCGAGAGCATGCGATAATTATCACCCGTTATGCCTCGAGCTGTAGCATCGTTGCGTAAGTGTCCGCGCAAACTTGTGTGCCGCGAAGAAATTGCTGAGTTTTTAGGAGTTGTTGTTGGAGACCATCAAGGCGTATTTCGCGTTGACGAAGCCGAGGGTCATTGAGCTGCTCCTCGTCGCCGCGATTCCCGCGATGCTCCAGGCGAACCGGGGCACGGTTGATCTGTGGCTGATTCTGGCGACGCTGCTTGGCGGCTGGATGGGTGCCGGCGCTGCCAACACCTTCAACATGGTCGCGGATTATGACATTGATCAGCTGATGGGCCGCACCCGCGCCCGGCCGTTGGTCCGGCAGAAGGTGACCAAAAACCGCGCCGCCGTTTTCGCGTGGGCGCTGTTGATCCTCTCCGTCCTGTGGCTGTGGCTGGTGTGTAAGTCGTGGCTGGCCGCAGTGTTCATCATCTTCACCAACGTCTTCTACGTCTTCGTCTACACGAAGTGGCTGAAGCGCAGGACCTGGCAGAACGTGATCTGGGGCGGTGCCGCTGGTTGCATGCCGGTCCTAGTCGGATGGGCGGCTATCCGCGACAACGTCCACGATGGTTCCCCCGACCACTGGTGGCAGGCCATCGTTTTGTTCATGATCATCTTCTTCTGGACTCCGCCGCACACCTGGGCCTTGGCCATGAAGTACAAAGACGATTACGCCCGCGCCAACGTTCCGATGCTGCCAGTCGTTGCTTCCGCGGAAGAGACCACGAAGCAGATCCTCATCTACTCGTGGCTAACCGTTGTGACCTCACTGATCATCGTTCCCGCCGCTGGTTGGATTTACTTGGTCGTAGCCGTTGCGTCAGGCGTGATTTTCCTGGTGGTAGCAACCCGTCTGCACCGCGGCGTTGTCGCTGGCGAACCCGTGAAGCCATTGACGCTCTTCATCCTGTCGAACAATTACCTAGCCCTTTTGTTCTTGGGCCTTTCCGTCGACGCGGTCCTTGGCTGGCAGACCATCAGCGAGTTCGTCGCGGCCCTCTAACTCGGCCGTTCCCTCCCAGTTCCTACCTGCGCCCGTCTCTCGCCGGCCCCACTCCGGCGCCAGTCCGAGGCGTCTGATCACTGCATGCTCAGCCCCAGCGATCGAGCCGTTTGCCGCGCTACGTGAAGCAAAGTTACCCCGGAAGGCTCAAAATACGCTGTTTTCGGCGTTTTCTAGCGTTCCCGGCCAACTTCGCTCAGACTTAGATGCCTGTCGATCGAGCCGTTTGCCGCGCTGCGTGATGCAAAGTTACCCCGGAAGCCCCAAAATGGGCTGTTTTCGGCATTTTCTAGCGTTCCCGGCCAACTTCGCTTCCGCTTATATGTCAGGCGGAAAGCTGGGGCGCGGGGCGCGGTAGGGCGGTAGGGGGAAGGCCGGTCGGATAGTAGGGCCAAGAGAAGCGCAGCCAGCGCGCGGGTGGCTAGCGGGTCTCGGTGGCCGGGGTGCTGACGGCTGGGGAGTTGACGGCCGGGGCGCCGGCGGCTGGTGCGTCAGTGAGGAGGGGCAGGCGCCGTTTGCCATGCGTGTAGAGGAAGGCGCTGAAGGCCACGACGACGGCGCTCATAATGATGTGGACAGGCACTGTCCAGCGCGGAACGCCGAGGTAGAACTGGCTAACGCCGACGGCCCATTGGACTATCACCATGACGATGAGAACGTAGGCGGTGCGCTGCGCGTCGGCCGGGGCTTTAGCGCGGCGCAGCAACAAGGCGATGGCCAGCGTGAAACCGAGGTAGACGTACATGCAGGCAGCGTGAACGTAGGCCAGCATGCGGGTGTCCATCTGGAGGCGGTTTTCCATGCCGACGGCGGCGTCACCGGAGTGGGGACCAGAGCCAGTGACCATAGTGCCGGTTACAAGGACGAGGCAGAGCGCGACGGCTGCGACGATGGTGAGAGTGCGGATCGCGTTCGGGAACACTTGGGTCTTCACGCCGGTATCGCTTTCAGCAATGCGCATGTAGAGCATGGCTGCAACCCACACCAGAACCATCGACGGCAGGAAGTGGATTGCCACCGCCCACCAGCGCAGATCCATGAGAACAGAGATTCCGCCGATCACAGCCTGAAGGACGACGCCGAGACCAGAGATCACCGATAGGGTGATAATTTCTTTGCGCCGCTGCGCTAACAGGACCGACACGAACACAGCGATCGAGGCAGCAGCAACGACGAAGGTCAGCGTGCGGTTACCAAACTCGATGATCTGGTGCACCCACGGGTTTGCACCCGGCACGGGGAAGAGGGAGCCCTCGTGGCAAAGCGGCCACGTATCACAGCCCAATCCGGAGCCGGTCACGCGGACCAAGGACCCGGTGAAGGTGATTCCTCCCTGGGCGATCAAGAGCAGCATCGCGAGAAGTCGCTGGGTGGAAAGCCTGGTGATCCACCGGTCATCGTTCGCGGATGCGCCGAAATCGGAATGGGGTGCGGGGGCAGTGGTGTTAGCTGTGCTCACACCACCAATTTTAGGGGACAGAAGCGAGAAGGCATAAAGCCAACGGCTTTAGCCCTCAAACCGGAACCAGCGGGAAGCGCCGAACACGGAAACGGCTGCCCAGGCTATAAGAGAGAGGCACGCGGTGGCGTTCACGGACCCCTGCACGGCGCCGTTCATGGCGCTGGCCAGTGCGACGGAAGGGACCAGATCCCAAAATCCGGGATCCCCCAGGTGCCCGGAGTAGACAACCCAACCGAGGACAGCGAAGAGCACGAGCCAGATTAGGTTCGCGCAGGCCAACACAACCTCGGACGACAGGGTGCCACCCATGAGCAGACCGAGTGAAGCAAAGGCCGTAACACCGATGAAGAGCGTGCACAGCCCCAAAACAACGCCGAGGAAGCTCACGCTCCACCCGAGAATCAGTGAGAGGCCGCCAAGCACGATGATCTGAATTAGCACGGTGGCGAACACCGCGATGATCTTGCCCGCGATGATGGTCCACGCGGGCACACCGGATGCGCCTGTGCGTTTGAGCGCGCCGTATCGACGATCGAAAGCGAGAGCGATCGCCTGGCCCGTGAACCCGGCACTGGCGGCGGCTACCGAGAACACCATGGGGACGATGTCGTTGAGCGTGGCCTCCTCACCGAAGAACGGGGCGAAAACTGAGCCGAGAAGAATCGCTGCTGGGATGACCAGGTTGAGCAGCAGCTGCTCGCCGTGGCGGAGCATAAGTTTGGATTCGATCTTCCCTTGTGCGGCAACCATGTCTGTGACGCTGGCGCGTTGCGGCGCGGGAGTGAACGTTCCTGGTGTGATGTCCATGTTTAACTACGCAGCTCCCGTCCGGTGAGGTCCAGAAAGACGTCTTCGAGGCTCTTGCGGGCCACGCCAAGCTGGTGAATTAGAACGCCTTGGCACGCGGCCTCGTGGGCAACGGCGGCAATGAGATCAGGGCTCGGGTCGCCTTCAATCTGGTAGCTCAACTCGCCGGAGCGGGTGAGCACGACCGGCTTGCCGGACGCATCGCGCCACTTCTCGGTGAGGTCAAGCGGGCGGTCCGTGGTGATCTCAATAAACGGAGTGTGATCTGAAGAAGTGATCTCAGCGGGCGTGCCCCAAGCTATCAGTTTCCCGTGGTCGATGATCGCGATTTGATCCGCCAGTGCCTCTGCTTCCGGCATCATGTGGGTTGTCAGAATCACCGTCACCCCGTCCTCACGCAAGGCGCCAATGAGGTCCCACGTGGCCCGGCGGGTTTGGGCGTCCATCCCGGCAGTTGGCTCGTCCAGGAACACTAATTCCGGCCGTCCGATGAGTGCCAGAGCGAAGGAAAGACGCTGCTGCTGCCCACCGGACAAGCGCCGGTACGTGGTGTTAGCAACGCCGCTGAGACCAAAGAGCTCGATGAGCCATTCCGGATCAAGCGGATCCTTGTTGTAGGAGGCCGTGAGGTTCAGCATTTCGCGAACCTTGATGCCGGAGTAGCTCCCGCCGCCTTGGAGCATGATGCCGATGCGCGAGCGGACCTTTTCGGGCTCCTTTTGCGGATCAAGGCCCAAAACCGTTATCCGGCCGCTGTCGGGGCGGCCGAAGCCCTCACACATCTCAATCGTCGTTGTCTTGCCGGCCCCGTTGGGGCCCAGCAGCGCAAAAATTTCTCCCGCGCCTACCTCAAAGCTCAGGCCGTTCACCGCGGTCTTCTCACCGAAGCGTTTGACCACGTTGTCCACGCTCAGCACTACTTCACCAGCTCGTGCGTTGGTGGCACGCGCGGCGGCACGCGTCGGTTTCGCGGAATCTGACGTACTCATCGCAGCTAGTGTAAAACCTTTGATCTACTAAGCTTCAATCCACACCAACACAGTGCGGCGACAAAGACGATGCCAGCAGCCCACATGAAGTAAATCGTGACAACTGTGCCCGGCGGTAGTGCCAAGCCGCGGGGGAGAACCAGGAAGCTGAACGTCCCGCAATACAGCACCACGAAGGCGCGGAACGCACGCCTGTTGGCCCAGGCAGCTAGCGGGAGGATCGCCCACAGTGGATACCAGGGGTGCACCACGGGGAAGAGGAGGACCAACACCAGCGTGGCCACCCCGAGCCCACCGACGGGATGAATAGTTCCCCGATAGGTAGCCCACAGCATTCGCACGCAAAACGCGGCGGCGATGAGCAACGCGACGGTTCGGGTTATTCCCAGCATCGCATCCGTGTGGTCACCCAACCCCAGCAATTGCGCGATCAATCCGGCTGCCACGCCGACTTCCGTGCTGACGGAGAGCCAGCTGCGTATCGACGCCGCCCCGCCCTGCCCGGTCACCCAACCGAGGCCGATTCCGGTCAGCGCCGTGGCCGCGGCGATCGTCCCCACCATGACTGCGGTTTGCAGCCCGATCGCTCTTAAAAGGCCCCGCGCACCGCTGATCTTCCGGGCGTAAGCCATCCCAACGAAACCCAGGGCGATAAAGGCCGAAACCTTGACCATTCCAGCAGCGGAAATCAGCACACCAGAAAGAATCAGCAGGGTATATCCCCGGAACACCGCCGGTTCCTCGTCGTCAAGCGGGCGCGACATGATGTCGATGCCGCGCAAGCCGATTTCGACGCCGAGGAGTAAAAGCCCCATCATGATCGCCTCATTGTGAATGCCGGCGATCAAGTGGAGTATGACGAGTGGGTTGAGAATGCCCAGCCACACGGCAGTCGGCGGGGCGACGCCGCAACGTTTCGCCAGAGCAATGATGGCCCACGACGCCACGCACACGCCCACGAGGGAAACGAGCCGGTGAGCTGTAACGCCCCAGAAGATCGAATCACCCGTGAGCTGGAAAATTCCCGCGGCGATGGCAAGCGCGACGGGTCCGTAGGGGCTGGGGGATTCCGCCCAGATGAACGGAACAGAGCGGCCCAGAGGGTCTTCGATACCGAGGATCTGC
This genomic window contains:
- the zwf gene encoding glucose-6-phosphate dehydrogenase, which gives rise to MSESTQAEKWQNPLRSRKDRRLPRIAGPSGMVIFGVTGDLAKRKLLPAVYDLASRGLLPAGFTLVGFGRRAWSKEDFENYVKEQVLRGARTDFDEHVWRRLAEGMQFVQGAFDDDQAFDNMAALLKEMDATRGTAGNWAFYLSVPPEYFAHVVDQLDRTGMAHGTEEQWRRVIIEKPFGHNLESAKELNKTISAVFPERAVFRIDHYLGKETVQNILAMRFANQMFEPIWSSRYVDHVQITMAEDIGLGGRAGYYDGIGAARDVIQNHLIQLLALVAMDEPVSFSPRQLRYEKLKILRATTPIGPFEETTARGQYTAGWQGSEKVVGLREEEGFDPNSTTETYAACTLGINSRRWAGVPFYLRTGKRLGRRVTEIALVFKKAPHQPFDPGLTSQLGANTLVIRVQPDEGILLRFGSKVPGSTMEVRDVNMDFSYTEAFTEESPEAYERLILDALLDETGLFPTSAEVERSWEILDPILDFWAEHGRPDEYAAGTWGPPSADHMMAASGRAWRRP
- the tal gene encoding transaldolase; translated protein: MTAIDDLFAQGTSTWLDDLSRDRITSGNLEQIKKDKSIVGVTTNPAIFAGAMSKGTAYDEQLAELKKGNVGVDEAVYAMSIKDVQDACDLFLDTFEATGGKDGRVSIEVDPRHADDEEKTVAQAQELWDMVDRPNVMIKIPATDASLPAITHSLANGISVNVTLIFSVERYKQVIDAYKAGIAQAKDNGHDVSAIHSVASFFVSRMDTEVDNRLDAIGSAEALALRGKAGVANARLAYQLFLDEFDEAAMAQLPDGANKQRPLWASTGVKNPEYPKTLYVTELAGPDTVNTMPEPTIDAALEANNIVGDTLTGKAEESQKIFDQLAAVGIDLDDVVRVLEKEGVDKFVDAWQELLDSMLSNLGKDA
- the tkt gene encoding transketolase — its product is MTVRNYPADWTEADTRAVDTIRVLAADAVENCGSGHPGTAMSLAPLAYTLYQRVLVHDPKDPHWVGRDRFVLSNGHSSLTQYIQLYLGGFGLEIEDLKALRTWGSKTPGHPEYNHTAGVEITTGPLGQGLASSVGMAMASRRERALYDPNAAEGESIFDHYIYVVAGDGDLQEGVTSEACSLAGTQQLGNLIAFWDDNRISIEDDTQIAFTEDVLKRYEAYGWQTLTVESGEDVVAILEAVEKAKAETNRPTMIRVKTVIGFPAPTLQNTGAAHGAALGAEEVAAVKEILGFDPQVNFPVEEEVIAHTRQLVERGAAAHREWQARFDDWAAANPDNKALFDRLTARELPDGWDAELPTWEPDAKGLATRKASEASIQALAATLPELWGGSADLAGSNNTLIKGADSFGPQEISTDMFTANRNGRNLHFGIREHAMGSIMNGIALHGGTRVYGGTFLIFSEYLYPAIRVAALSGIDGYYVFTHDSIGLGEDGPTHQPVETLAALRAIPDLAVIRPADANETAAAWRAAIAGREQPKAFALSRQDLPVLEGTKEKAREGVERGGYVLVNESGDTPDVILIGSGSEVQYAVQAAEQLERDGVSARVVSMPSIDWFLEQDEDYIHSVLPPAVRARVSVEAGVAMPWHRFTGDHGRNISLEHFGASAPGSELFTRFGFTADAVVAAARESLESVQAN
- a CDS encoding CapA family protein, whose product is MLSLRSDARRVSTIAFAPFIVTLLALCTAFSLTGCKVDSENVGGEGATTTTESRGDATVRVRAMGDILIHQEVYADAAVKAEAAGKQGYDFAPMFDPVRRYMENADLTTANMEVPVAGPEFELSGYPMFNAPAEVIDALKGAGVDIVNNATNHTLDRGVEGVKASNANIASYGMPYVGAYTSWEDKKKPRILDVNGMKIGFVAYSYGANGNVLPDGEEYALSLIDHDAMRREISELDKQVDATICIIHAGEEYENYPNDYQKETVAVAREAGADYVQGGHPHVLQPFELYDDGTGTWFSHGNFLSAQYDEVNKVGGIGEYTLTKKADGTVEVSGYRFMPTYTIGEPQTSEFSVVPLVDAAKMGYVDGEQWMRELEDLMNTYTHVDVVDYLD
- a CDS encoding heme o synthase, with the translated sequence METIKAYFALTKPRVIELLLVAAIPAMLQANRGTVDLWLILATLLGGWMGAGAANTFNMVADYDIDQLMGRTRARPLVRQKVTKNRAAVFAWALLILSVLWLWLVCKSWLAAVFIIFTNVFYVFVYTKWLKRRTWQNVIWGGAAGCMPVLVGWAAIRDNVHDGSPDHWWQAIVLFMIIFFWTPPHTWALAMKYKDDYARANVPMLPVVASAEETTKQILIYSWLTVVTSLIIVPAAGWIYLVVAVASGVIFLVVATRLHRGVVAGEPVKPLTLFILSNNYLALLFLGLSVDAVLGWQTISEFVAAL
- a CDS encoding COX15/CtaA family protein; translation: MLLLIAQGGITFTGSLVRVTGSGLGCDTWPLCHEGSLFPVPGANPWVHQIIEFGNRTLTFVVAAASIAVFVSVLLAQRRKEIITLSVISGLGVVLQAVIGGISVLMDLRWWAVAIHFLPSMVLVWVAAMLYMRIAESDTGVKTQVFPNAIRTLTIVAAVALCLVLVTGTMVTGSGPHSGDAAVGMENRLQMDTRMLAYVHAACMYVYLGFTLAIALLLRRAKAPADAQRTAYVLIVMVIVQWAVGVSQFYLGVPRWTVPVHIIMSAVVVAFSAFLYTHGKRRLPLLTDAPAAGAPAVNSPAVSTPATETR
- a CDS encoding ABC transporter permease — encoded protein: MDITPGTFTPAPQRASVTDMVAAQGKIESKLMLRHGEQLLLNLVIPAAILLGSVFAPFFGEEATLNDIVPMVFSVAAASAGFTGQAIALAFDRRYGALKRTGASGVPAWTIIAGKIIAVFATVLIQIIVLGGLSLILGWSVSFLGVVLGLCTLFIGVTAFASLGLLMGGTLSSEVVLACANLIWLVLFAVLGWVVYSGHLGDPGFWDLVPSVALASAMNGAVQGSVNATACLSLIAWAAVSVFGASRWFRFEG
- a CDS encoding ABC transporter ATP-binding protein codes for the protein MSTSDSAKPTRAAARATNARAGEVVLSVDNVVKRFGEKTAVNGLSFEVGAGEIFALLGPNGAGKTTTIEMCEGFGRPDSGRITVLGLDPQKEPEKVRSRIGIMLQGGGSYSGIKVREMLNLTASYNKDPLDPEWLIELFGLSGVANTTYRRLSGGQQQRLSFALALIGRPELVFLDEPTAGMDAQTRRATWDLIGALREDGVTVILTTHMMPEAEALADQIAIIDHGKLIAWGTPAEITSSDHTPFIEITTDRPLDLTEKWRDASGKPVVLTRSGELSYQIEGDPSPDLIAAVAHEAACQGVLIHQLGVARKSLEDVFLDLTGRELRS